The proteins below are encoded in one region of Paenacidovorax monticola:
- a CDS encoding FAD-dependent oxidoreductase gives MQALEFGYVRSPDQDSATPARHPVVIVGAGPVGLSLAIDLAQRGQRVLVLDNDHKLSIGSRAICFAKRTLEIWDRLGVGQPMVDKGVSWNLGRVFHQDQPVYQFDLLPEDGHERPAFINLQQYYAEAYLVERALQLPGVEIRWHNRVTACTPHGGGAALTVETPEGSYALEAQWVAACDGARSPLRGMLGLESRGRIFQDRFLIADVKMEADFPAERWFWFDPPFHPGQSVLLHRQPDDVWRIDFQLGWDADPEEAKKPENIVPRVHALLGRDVPFTLEWASVYTFACLRMDQFVHGRVVFVGDAAHGVSPFGARGANSGVQDAENLAWKLDRVLRGQAPEALIATYGAEREYAADENILNSTRATDFITPKGEISRLLRDAVLDLARDHPFARRIVNSGRLSVPATLHGSPLNTPDADHFAGTQVPGAVLLDAPMERAGQPTWLLRELGEGFTLIVFGPAPDWAAGMEGLKVLSIGGDLADPRGLAAQRLDAQPGTAYLVRPDQHVCARWRAPSAPAVRAAIARALGA, from the coding sequence GTGCAGGCCCTCGAATTCGGCTACGTGCGCTCGCCCGACCAGGACAGCGCCACGCCCGCCCGCCACCCCGTCGTCATCGTGGGCGCGGGCCCCGTGGGCCTGAGCCTCGCGATCGACCTGGCCCAGCGCGGCCAGCGCGTGCTCGTGCTCGACAACGACCACAAGCTCTCGATCGGCTCGCGCGCCATCTGCTTCGCCAAGCGCACGCTGGAAATCTGGGACCGCCTCGGCGTGGGCCAGCCCATGGTGGACAAGGGCGTGTCGTGGAATCTGGGCCGCGTGTTCCACCAGGACCAGCCGGTCTACCAGTTCGACCTGCTGCCCGAGGACGGCCACGAGCGCCCCGCCTTCATCAACCTGCAGCAGTACTACGCCGAGGCCTACCTGGTGGAGCGCGCGCTGCAGCTGCCGGGCGTCGAGATCCGCTGGCACAACCGCGTCACGGCCTGCACGCCGCACGGCGGCGGCGCCGCGCTCACCGTCGAGACGCCCGAGGGCAGCTACGCTCTGGAGGCCCAGTGGGTGGCCGCCTGCGACGGCGCGCGCTCGCCGCTGCGCGGCATGCTCGGGCTGGAAAGCCGGGGCCGCATCTTCCAGGACCGCTTCCTGATCGCCGACGTGAAGATGGAGGCCGACTTCCCGGCCGAGCGCTGGTTCTGGTTCGACCCGCCCTTCCACCCGGGCCAGAGCGTGCTGCTGCACCGCCAGCCCGACGACGTGTGGCGCATCGACTTCCAGCTCGGCTGGGACGCCGACCCCGAAGAGGCCAAGAAGCCCGAGAACATCGTTCCGCGCGTGCATGCCTTGCTCGGCCGCGACGTGCCGTTCACGCTCGAATGGGCCAGCGTCTACACCTTCGCCTGCCTGCGCATGGACCAGTTCGTGCACGGCCGCGTGGTCTTCGTGGGCGACGCGGCGCACGGCGTTTCGCCCTTCGGCGCGCGCGGCGCCAACAGCGGCGTGCAGGACGCGGAGAACCTCGCCTGGAAGCTGGACCGCGTGCTGCGCGGCCAGGCGCCCGAGGCGCTGATCGCCACCTATGGCGCCGAACGCGAGTACGCGGCCGACGAGAACATCCTCAACTCCACGCGCGCCACCGACTTCATCACGCCCAAGGGCGAGATCAGCCGCCTGCTGCGCGACGCGGTGCTGGACCTCGCGCGCGACCACCCCTTCGCGCGCCGCATCGTCAACAGCGGCCGCCTGTCGGTGCCCGCCACGCTGCACGGTTCGCCGCTCAACACGCCCGACGCCGACCATTTCGCGGGCACGCAGGTGCCCGGCGCGGTGCTGCTCGACGCACCGATGGAGCGCGCAGGCCAGCCCACCTGGCTGCTGCGCGAGTTGGGCGAGGGCTTCACGCTGATCGTGTTCGGCCCCGCGCCCGATTGGGCTGCGGGCATGGAAGGGCTGAAGGTGCTCTCCATCGGCGGCGACCTCGCCGACCCGCGCGGCCTGGCCGCGCAGCGCCTCGATGCGCAGCCGGGCACCGCCTACCTCGTGCGGCCCGACCAGCATGTCTGCGCGCGCTGGCGCGCCCCCAGCGCACCGGCCGTGCGCGCCGCCATCGCCCGCGCCCTGGGTGCTTGA